The Mycolicibacterium boenickei genome has a segment encoding these proteins:
- a CDS encoding LLM class F420-dependent oxidoreductase: MTQTTAGARPDLGAYGAFGHYSQFQQLSPQQLRDIEGLGYGAIWAGGSPPAELEWIDPILAATTTLQLATGIVNIWSAAAGPVAESFHRIEAAYPGRFLLGIGVGHREAIDEYRKPLDALAEYLDKLDEYGVPEHRRVVAALGPKVLQLSADRSAGAHPYLTTPEHTAQARELIGPDAFLAPEHKAVLTTDAEKARSIGRKALDIYLGLSNYLNNFKRLGFTDEDLTKPGSDRFIDSVVAHGTVDEVAARLRQHRDAGADHVPVQVLTSPDKLVPALAELAGPLGLA, translated from the coding sequence ATGACCCAGACCACAGCGGGCGCCAGGCCCGATCTCGGTGCATACGGCGCGTTCGGCCACTATTCGCAGTTCCAGCAACTGTCGCCGCAGCAGCTGCGCGATATCGAAGGGCTGGGCTACGGCGCGATCTGGGCGGGCGGCTCGCCGCCCGCCGAGCTGGAATGGATCGATCCGATCCTGGCCGCCACCACCACCTTGCAGCTGGCCACCGGCATCGTGAACATCTGGAGCGCGGCGGCCGGCCCGGTGGCCGAATCGTTCCACCGCATCGAGGCCGCCTATCCTGGCCGGTTCCTGCTGGGCATCGGCGTCGGCCACCGCGAGGCCATCGACGAGTACCGCAAGCCGCTCGACGCGCTCGCCGAATACCTGGACAAGCTCGACGAGTACGGCGTGCCCGAACACCGCAGGGTCGTCGCCGCTCTCGGCCCGAAGGTGCTGCAACTCTCGGCGGACCGTTCGGCGGGTGCGCACCCGTACCTGACCACCCCGGAACACACCGCGCAGGCCCGCGAACTGATCGGGCCCGACGCGTTCCTGGCTCCCGAGCACAAGGCGGTGCTCACCACCGACGCAGAGAAGGCCCGGTCGATCGGCCGGAAGGCGCTCGACATCTATCTCGGTCTGAGCAACTACCTCAACAACTTCAAGCGTCTCGGCTTCACCGACGAGGACCTGACCAAACCGGGCAGCGACCGGTTCATCGACTCCGTCGTCGCGCATGGCACGGTGGACGAGGTGGCCGCGCGGCTGCGGCAGCATCGCGACGCCGGCGCCGACCACGTGCCTGTACAAGTCCTGACCTCGCCGGACAAACTGGTACCCGCACTGGCCGAACTCGCCGGGCCGCTCGGCCTGGCCTAG